The Lewinellaceae bacterium genome has a segment encoding these proteins:
- a CDS encoding YggS family pyridoxal phosphate-dependent enzyme, with product MFNTIIAALKPYQAKLVAVSKTKSEKEIMKLYDQGQRIFGENRVQELLQKTENLPKDIEWHEIGHLQTNKISYIAPFIDTVHAVDSLKVLKEINKEAQKHLRVIKCLLQFKIAQEETKFGLDEAEGNAILLFLKENPMEHVRIVGVMGMATFTDDMEQVRQEFKKLKGIFDQLKANWFAGDEAFCEISMGMSGDYEIALEEGATMVRIGTLLFGERE from the coding sequence ATGTTCAACACTATAATTGCAGCACTAAAACCCTATCAGGCCAAACTTGTCGCCGTTTCCAAAACAAAGTCCGAAAAAGAGATCATGAAGCTGTATGATCAGGGACAAAGGATCTTTGGTGAAAACCGTGTCCAGGAACTTTTACAAAAGACTGAAAACCTTCCGAAAGACATCGAATGGCACGAAATTGGCCATCTTCAGACCAACAAAATCAGCTATATCGCCCCTTTCATTGACACCGTTCACGCCGTGGACAGTTTAAAAGTCCTGAAAGAAATTAACAAAGAGGCGCAAAAACACCTCCGGGTCATCAAATGCTTACTTCAATTCAAAATTGCCCAGGAAGAAACAAAATTCGGGCTTGACGAAGCGGAAGGCAATGCCATTTTGCTTTTCCTTAAAGAAAATCCCATGGAGCATGTTCGCATCGTTGGGGTGATGGGGATGGCTACTTTCACAGATGATATGGAACAAGTAAGGCAGGAGTTCAAAAAGCTTAAGGGCATTTTTGACCAACTCAAGGCAAATTGGTTTGCCGGGGACGAAGCATTTTGTGAAATTTCGATGGGCATGTCAGGCGATTATGAAATTGCCCTGGAGGAGGGAGCTACCATGGTGAGGATCGGTACGCTGCTGTTTGGCGAAAGGGAATAA
- a CDS encoding DUF3575 domain-containing protein, producing MKNFFLITLFSLLSFTVFAQSNVRLGYQGVFYPHIGETFFGPNASVEANMGNHFSLNLNIGYLKDHQVIAVNSDIITRSLKFEPEIRFFPRQGLKGFFVGARMSYSNFSSVLKQGNERVSFPTPGEDSVFGFGGVLGFQANFTEHLMLSTSVGLGVESENGEAMPSLTIGMGYRF from the coding sequence ATGAAAAACTTTTTTTTAATTACCCTTTTTTCGCTGCTCTCTTTTACTGTTTTCGCCCAAAGTAATGTACGACTCGGGTACCAGGGCGTTTTTTATCCTCATATAGGGGAAACGTTTTTCGGACCGAACGCTTCGGTGGAGGCCAATATGGGAAACCACTTTAGCTTAAATCTCAATATCGGATATCTCAAAGATCATCAGGTAATTGCCGTGAATTCGGATATCATTACACGGTCCTTGAAATTTGAACCTGAAATCAGATTTTTTCCGAGGCAAGGGTTAAAAGGGTTTTTTGTAGGAGCCAGGATGTCCTATTCCAATTTTTCATCTGTTTTAAAGCAGGGCAATGAACGGGTGTCTTTCCCCACTCCCGGAGAGGATTCCGTTTTCGGATTTGGAGGGGTTTTGGGATTCCAGGCAAACTTCACCGAGCATTTGATGCTGAGTACTTCCGTAGGGCTAGGAGTCGAATCTGAAAACGGTGAAGCCATGCCTTCCCTTACGATAGGGATGGGATATAGGTTTTAA
- a CDS encoding glycoside hydrolase family 3 C-terminal domain-containing protein, giving the protein MNLRFTNLARSIIEDEKSGIKALANLTNFFSDYNISNPGYSSLVNYPWVLFLFFTIITFQSRQKQNWLKPKLILKQMKYITTVLINVFFISNLICQTIDQKVDSLLMLMTLEEKVGQMTQVERSEIEDIEHIAAYGIGSILSGGGSAPFPNTVTSWSDMYDTFQSKALESNLGIPLLYAIDAVHGHNNVYGAVIFPHNIGMGCTWNPDLIETANQIVAKEVAATGIDWTFSPCIAVPRNERWGRTYEGFGETAEIQKIMADASVRGLQGSDLSSNETILACAKHFVGDGGTIDGIDQGNTILSEQDLRSIHMQGYLDAIDAGVGTIMASYNSWNGEKLHGHDYLLTDVLKTELGFEGFIISDWKGVDQIDEDYRTAVKRAVNAGVDMVMVPDRYEVFIGHLISLVNDNEVSEERIDDAVRRILKQKFILNLFEEPYTDSSLAASFGSQEHRDLSRQVVRESMVLLNAKNDILPLEKNNQTILVAGELGADLGAQCGGWTISWQGSNGDITPGIDILTGIENLAESSEVIYSPNGDYNGPVDVAVVVIGEKTPYAEGAGDRASLVLNETDVALLKNLKEAGIPTVALLVSGRPMVFGELLPYSDAMFAVWYPGTEGDGIAEVLFGDYQPSGKLTHSWPKKMSQVPINVEDSNYDPLFGYKHGIVQFPTVDSFDKLLPYAATTNKLGTTIVLALSDEITMMEASNSDFEIKVNGVTMPNLISDVGIAGFDESILLFSLNTPIQEEQDITISYFGEHIASSGLVLDSLTNYFVYNAVNSSNSIHTIPGRIQAEDFFEMSGIQTEPCTDVGGGENVGYIEGGDWMKYNVQVTQSGLYKVVNRMAGFEGGTLLLTFNDSIQTEVDYSPTNGWQNWADFTTNIFLEEGFYTLQVHAQSAGFNINYYDFELLSTSVQNESSVIHHIEVYPNPVKELLNVEFSANHSQDVTIKLIDLTGKTVQEFHNGDIAFGSNRFTFSLNPNLPKGTYFIEIKDPMNRHFKKIIKD; this is encoded by the coding sequence TTGAATTTAAGATTTACAAATTTAGCAAGATCGATTATTGAAGACGAGAAGTCTGGTATAAAAGCATTAGCGAATTTAACCAACTTCTTTTCGGACTACAATATAAGTAATCCAGGATATTCAAGTTTAGTGAACTATCCATGGGTCCTGTTTCTTTTTTTTACTATTATTACATTCCAATCAAGGCAAAAACAAAATTGGCTAAAACCGAAATTAATTTTAAAACAAATGAAATATATAACTACAGTTTTAATAAACGTTTTTTTTATCTCGAACTTAATCTGTCAGACCATTGATCAAAAAGTGGATAGTTTGTTGATGCTAATGACCCTTGAGGAGAAAGTTGGTCAAATGACACAGGTAGAAAGAAGTGAAATAGAAGATATTGAACATATTGCTGCTTATGGCATCGGATCCATATTGAGTGGTGGTGGCTCAGCGCCTTTTCCAAATACGGTAACCAGTTGGTCTGACATGTATGATACTTTTCAAAGCAAGGCACTGGAGAGCAACTTAGGGATTCCATTATTATATGCCATTGATGCTGTACATGGACACAATAATGTTTATGGGGCAGTTATCTTTCCACACAATATTGGAATGGGGTGCACCTGGAATCCTGATTTGATTGAAACAGCTAATCAAATCGTAGCTAAAGAAGTGGCTGCTACGGGTATAGACTGGACTTTTTCTCCTTGTATTGCGGTGCCTCGAAACGAACGCTGGGGCAGAACTTATGAAGGGTTTGGTGAAACGGCGGAGATTCAAAAGATCATGGCAGATGCATCCGTTCGCGGGTTACAAGGAAGTGATTTAAGTTCAAATGAAACCATTTTGGCATGCGCGAAGCATTTTGTGGGTGATGGGGGAACCATAGACGGTATTGATCAAGGCAATACCATCCTTTCAGAGCAAGACCTTCGTTCGATCCATATGCAAGGGTATCTTGATGCTATTGACGCTGGAGTCGGTACGATTATGGCATCTTATAATAGTTGGAATGGGGAAAAACTTCATGGGCATGATTATTTGCTTACAGATGTGTTGAAAACGGAACTAGGATTTGAAGGTTTTATTATTTCCGATTGGAAAGGGGTGGATCAAATTGATGAAGATTATAGAACGGCTGTCAAAAGAGCAGTTAATGCTGGTGTTGATATGGTAATGGTACCGGATAGATACGAGGTTTTTATTGGACATTTAATAAGTTTGGTAAATGACAATGAAGTCAGTGAAGAAAGAATTGATGATGCTGTAAGAAGAATATTGAAACAAAAATTTATATTAAATCTTTTTGAGGAGCCTTATACGGATAGTTCACTGGCAGCCTCTTTTGGCTCTCAAGAACATAGAGACTTATCAAGGCAAGTGGTGAGAGAATCGATGGTATTATTGAATGCAAAAAACGATATCCTGCCGCTTGAAAAAAACAATCAAACCATACTGGTTGCTGGTGAATTGGGAGCCGACTTAGGGGCTCAGTGTGGGGGCTGGACAATTTCATGGCAAGGTTCCAATGGCGATATTACTCCAGGTATTGATATTTTGACGGGTATTGAAAATCTGGCAGAATCCAGTGAAGTGATTTATTCTCCCAATGGTGATTATAACGGTCCGGTGGATGTGGCTGTTGTAGTTATTGGCGAAAAGACTCCTTATGCAGAGGGAGCAGGAGATCGAGCTTCCCTTGTTTTAAATGAAACAGATGTTGCCTTATTAAAAAATCTCAAAGAAGCAGGCATACCTACCGTTGCTTTATTGGTTTCCGGACGGCCTATGGTTTTTGGCGAGCTGTTACCTTATTCAGATGCCATGTTTGCTGTTTGGTATCCCGGAACAGAAGGTGACGGCATAGCAGAGGTGCTTTTTGGGGATTATCAACCTTCCGGAAAGCTAACTCATTCCTGGCCCAAAAAAATGTCGCAGGTTCCGATCAATGTTGAGGATAGTAATTATGATCCTTTATTCGGGTATAAACATGGGATCGTCCAGTTTCCAACTGTAGATTCTTTTGATAAATTATTACCTTATGCCGCAACGACTAACAAGCTAGGTACTACCATTGTACTTGCCCTTTCTGATGAAATAACCATGATGGAAGCCTCCAATTCCGATTTTGAAATAAAGGTTAATGGGGTGACAATGCCCAACCTTATTAGTGATGTTGGTATTGCCGGTTTTGATGAGAGTATTTTACTGTTTTCATTGAATACGCCCATTCAGGAAGAGCAAGATATTACCATATCCTATTTTGGAGAGCATATCGCTTCTTCAGGTTTGGTGTTAGATAGTTTAACTAATTATTTTGTATACAATGCTGTAAATAGCAGTAACTCCATACATACCATTCCCGGAAGAATTCAGGCGGAAGATTTTTTTGAAATGAGCGGCATCCAAACCGAACCCTGTACAGATGTCGGAGGCGGAGAAAATGTTGGATATATCGAAGGGGGAGACTGGATGAAATACAATGTTCAGGTAACCCAATCCGGATTATACAAGGTCGTAAATAGAATGGCTGGTTTTGAAGGCGGGACCTTATTGCTTACTTTCAATGATTCCATTCAAACGGAGGTTGATTACAGTCCTACTAATGGTTGGCAAAACTGGGCGGATTTCACCACCAACATCTTTTTAGAAGAAGGATTTTACACCCTGCAAGTACATGCGCAATCAGCTGGGTTTAATATTAACTATTATGATTTTGAATTGCTTAGTACTTCCGTTCAAAATGAATCTTCTGTCATTCACCATATTGAAGTTTATCCCAACCCTGTAAAGGAATTACTAAATGTTGAATTTTCAGCCAACCATAGTCAAGATGTTACCATCAAATTAATTGATCTTACTGGTAAAACAGTACAAGAATTTCATAACGGAGACATAGCTTTTGGATCCAATCGATTCACTTTTTCTCTTAATCCAAATTTACCGAAAGGAACGTATTTTATAGAAATAAAAGACCCTATGAATCGGCATTTTAAAAAGATCATCAAGGATTAG
- a CDS encoding DUF3494 domain-containing protein, with protein sequence MKKNLLKALTTVLLLLISILNFAQAPNLGATSSFAIFTAAGEVSNTGPTLVTGDVGTNGGAFNDFPPGIIIGQIHVTDAVSAQAAIDVAIAFGELSTLTCGSVLGTTLGNNQVLTPNIYCLGAASTLNGNLTLDGEGDPNAIFIFIIDGALSTSTFSNVFLINSASLCNVYWRVNGAFELGDFSVFRGTVIANGAISLLEGSSLFGRGLSTAGAISLHNNMVTAEMEPTASIISAGGSTILCAGDNVILSGNNGGTWSDGSTTPSITVTTAGDYFVTNTTGCGSVTSNHILVTEAPALAVSCPGDLTIGSCLSQTDVNAAFLAWRNQFIVTSPGSAPTVSDLTQFAAPQNCGGSVTIVYAATNDSCQPDVSCSATFTVTDAPALAVSCPGDMTIGSCMSQTDVDAAFLAWRNQFVVTSSGCSNPTVTDLTQFAPPQICGGSVTIDFLATNDLCNPDVNCSATFTVTDAPALTVSCPGDMTIGSCMSQTDVDAAFLAWRNKFVITSSGCAPTATDLTQFLSPQSCGGSVTIVYAATNDLCQPDVSCSSTFTVTDAPALTVSCPGDMTIGSCMSQADVDAAFLAWRNQFVVTSSGCSNPTVTDLTQFAAPQNCGGSVTIVYAATNDLCNPDVNCFATFTITDAPALAVSCPGDMTIGSCMSQTDVDAAFLVWRNQFVVTSSGCSNPTVTDLTQFAPPQSCGGSVTIVYAATNDSCQPDVSCSATFPITEAPALAVSCPGDMTIGSCMSQADVDAAFLAWRNQFVVTSLGCGNPTFTDLTQFSAPQICGGSVTIVFAATNDLCNPDVNCSATFTITDAPALAVSCPGDMTIGSCMSQADVDAAFLSWRNQFIVTSPGCDAVVTDLTQFSAPLTCGGSVTIDFSATNDLCNPDVNCSATFTVTADDEAPVITCGNGDGETTLDLGCNPTSLPSVQFIMDNYVSVSDNCNYTIILLDAPVANSECSFNQTYKFTAFDDCGNMALEQCNIMVSWTEDTDAPEIVCGIVEPLGCNPGTIPTAQNLIENGTVTASDNCSAEVVVVGNADIIVNGCEYSQTYRYKAVDQCGNESGLCYVTVTWQEDDVLPVLTCPADIAIECTASTNPSNTGGWPTVTDYCTSGLAATYTDVIVNGDCEGEFEIHRTWTATDNCNNTGSCVQNIKVTDNTPPVILPVHPDLVNIPNGSNITVECQILDPDWDPFIFDENDVTATDECSSVTITMTEVLVEEGCVEDGVYLGFVSRWKLMWIATDACGNSAEYSFTMTVIDETPPIFTNTPGDLVGTCYDIPYFDMVEATDNCSNVELTFVDSELPGECAGEVFIIRVWTATDYCGNASTYTQTIHLIDEEPPTIYFHEPEMEGYTNGQVIYVDCDDLNTYLFNEGAAFGIDNCDYSPEVTYDFQIFNSGNCDADGWFTKVITTWTATDDCGNSAVFSLTILAVDNTPPVFTFIPTNVCTSLGNIPAAGLAKAIDHCSTVVIEFVEFPMEACDDGNVIERHWIATDDCGNTSTAVQLIIIGDETGPTISISHEAFDGVPDGGTVLLKANCNNTSLVPDLESYIELTDDCSIGMFVNLSYELMSEGDCITDGYLKQYKMVIEAKDGCGNHTILQYVVNIVDTEAPVFLNAVAVLYLSCNEALPELTAEDGCSEVTVEVTQNADYDLCSDGTPLVRVWTATDECGNSTTFDQVIHFNDNTGPVLVDVPDDACGLPGELPDVTAYDECSGTAPQITLTETIENGPCGSTTVRTWTATDACGNATSESQYFFNEDSEAPQISFNHPDLAGAVDGDLLSFDCIDLNFLATDITATDNCTDDIDIQLDIVLLNSGDCSILGYFEKYNYTWTATDVCGNSTSITLTFETKDIDAPGIFFVPDDLTLYCYEGPLPVADDVAAFDNCSDLEFGMTVDTIVISPIKTIVIRTWKAVDACGNTAVETQTITLLETEISCSFPDAPDYIYCQSFNNTLTVVVEGGFGPYTYDWSLIDCDGIITAGFWTETVTYISGLTPMTFGVTVTDVNGCETYCTITIECMKKYGENSETHFDVAEGSVPETLTLNNGKIKLAPNPANDIIYLGFEGFDRQEKVEVFITNIYGQIIERMVFVEIPVSVLLINTSNYPDGLYSVFVRQENQKPVESKFIVTH encoded by the coding sequence ATGAAAAAAAATTTACTAAAAGCATTAACCACAGTTTTATTGCTTTTAATTTCAATTCTAAATTTTGCACAGGCTCCTAATTTAGGGGCTACTTCCAGTTTTGCCATATTTACTGCTGCGGGAGAAGTTAGTAATACCGGACCAACATTGGTAACAGGCGATGTTGGCACAAATGGAGGAGCATTTAACGACTTTCCTCCGGGAATAATAATTGGACAAATCCATGTGACAGATGCTGTTTCGGCCCAAGCTGCTATAGATGTAGCTATTGCATTTGGCGAATTAAGCACACTTACCTGCGGGTCTGTTCTGGGAACTACATTAGGAAACAACCAGGTGCTTACCCCGAATATTTACTGTCTGGGAGCTGCCTCAACTTTAAATGGAAATTTAACTTTAGATGGGGAAGGTGATCCAAACGCTATATTTATTTTCATAATAGATGGCGCTTTATCGACAAGCACATTCTCAAACGTTTTTTTGATTAATTCAGCCTCTTTATGCAATGTTTATTGGCGAGTCAATGGAGCATTCGAATTAGGCGATTTTTCAGTTTTCAGGGGTACTGTAATTGCTAATGGAGCGATCAGCTTATTGGAAGGTTCCTCTCTTTTTGGCAGGGGTCTTTCCACTGCAGGCGCTATTTCCTTACATAATAATATGGTCACCGCAGAAATGGAGCCAACCGCATCAATAATTTCGGCGGGCGGCTCAACAATATTATGTGCAGGGGATAATGTTATCCTTTCTGGTAATAATGGAGGAACCTGGAGTGACGGATCGACAACACCATCCATAACCGTAACTACAGCCGGTGACTATTTTGTAACCAATACAACTGGTTGTGGAAGCGTGACTTCAAATCACATATTAGTAACAGAAGCACCCGCTTTGGCAGTGAGTTGTCCTGGCGATTTGACGATAGGTTCTTGTTTGAGCCAGACAGACGTAAATGCCGCCTTCCTTGCATGGCGCAACCAATTTATAGTAACGAGCCCTGGATCTGCTCCAACAGTATCGGATCTGACGCAGTTCGCAGCTCCGCAAAACTGTGGAGGAAGTGTGACGATAGTATATGCTGCGACGAATGATTCATGTCAACCAGATGTGAGTTGTTCCGCGACGTTTACCGTAACAGATGCACCGGCTTTGGCAGTGAGTTGTCCAGGTGATATGACGATAGGTTCCTGTATGAGCCAGACAGACGTAGATGCCGCCTTCCTTGCATGGCGCAATCAGTTTGTAGTAACGAGCTCTGGTTGTAGTAATCCAACAGTAACGGATCTGACGCAGTTCGCACCACCCCAAATCTGTGGAGGAAGTGTAACAATAGATTTTTTAGCAACGAATGATCTTTGTAATCCAGATGTAAATTGTTCCGCGACGTTTACCGTAACAGATGCACCAGCTTTGACAGTGAGTTGTCCAGGCGATATGACGATAGGTTCTTGTATGAGCCAGACAGACGTAGATGCCGCCTTCCTTGCATGGCGCAATAAATTTGTGATAACGAGCTCTGGTTGTGCCCCAACAGCTACGGATCTGACGCAGTTTTTATCACCGCAATCCTGTGGAGGAAGTGTAACAATAGTATATGCAGCAACGAATGATCTATGTCAACCAGACGTGAGTTGTTCCTCGACGTTTACCGTAACAGATGCACCTGCTTTGACAGTGAGTTGTCCAGGTGATATGACGATAGGTTCCTGTATGAGCCAGGCTGATGTAGATGCCGCGTTCCTTGCATGGCGCAATCAGTTTGTAGTCACGAGCTCTGGTTGTAGCAATCCAACAGTAACGGATCTGACGCAGTTCGCAGCTCCGCAAAACTGTGGAGGAAGTGTGACGATAGTATATGCTGCAACGAATGATCTTTGTAATCCAGATGTAAATTGTTTCGCGACGTTTACCATAACAGATGCACCGGCTTTGGCAGTGAGTTGTCCAGGTGATATGACGATAGGTTCTTGTATGAGCCAGACAGACGTAGATGCCGCCTTCCTTGTATGGCGCAATCAGTTTGTAGTAACGAGCTCTGGTTGTAGTAATCCAACAGTAACGGACCTGACGCAGTTCGCACCACCACAATCCTGTGGAGGAAGTGTAACAATAGTATATGCTGCAACGAATGATTCATGTCAACCAGATGTGAGTTGTTCCGCGACTTTTCCCATAACAGAAGCACCCGCTTTGGCCGTGAGTTGTCCAGGCGATATGACGATAGGTTCTTGTATGAGCCAGGCTGATGTAGATGCCGCGTTCCTTGCATGGCGCAATCAGTTTGTAGTAACGAGCCTTGGTTGTGGTAATCCAACATTTACGGATTTGACGCAGTTCTCAGCACCCCAAATCTGTGGAGGAAGTGTGACGATAGTATTTGCTGCGACGAATGATCTTTGTAATCCAGATGTGAATTGTTCCGCGACGTTTACCATAACAGATGCACCGGCTTTGGCCGTGAGTTGCCCAGGCGATATGACGATAGGTTCTTGTATGAGTCAGGCAGATGTAGATGCCGCCTTCCTTTCATGGCGCAATCAATTTATAGTGACGAGCCCTGGCTGTGATGCAGTGGTAACGGATTTGACGCAGTTCTCAGCACCGCTTACTTGTGGCGGTAGTGTTACAATAGATTTTTCAGCAACGAATGATCTTTGTAATCCAGATGTGAATTGTTCAGCTACTTTCACTGTAACAGCAGATGATGAAGCCCCGGTAATAACATGTGGTAATGGTGATGGTGAAACTACCCTTGATTTGGGATGTAACCCGACTTCGCTGCCAAGTGTTCAGTTTATTATGGACAACTATGTTTCTGTAAGTGATAATTGTAATTATACCATAATTTTATTGGATGCACCTGTTGCAAATAGTGAATGCAGTTTCAACCAAACTTACAAATTTACAGCATTTGATGACTGCGGTAATATGGCACTTGAACAATGCAATATTATGGTAAGCTGGACAGAAGATACAGATGCTCCTGAAATAGTGTGTGGTATTGTTGAACCCCTGGGATGTAACCCTGGAACAATTCCAACAGCTCAGAATCTCATCGAAAACGGTACTGTGACAGCATCAGATAACTGCAGTGCTGAAGTTGTAGTCGTAGGGAATGCTGATATCATTGTGAATGGATGTGAATATTCGCAAACCTATAGGTACAAAGCCGTTGATCAATGTGGTAATGAATCCGGGCTTTGTTATGTAACGGTTACCTGGCAAGAGGATGATGTACTACCTGTTCTCACCTGTCCTGCAGATATTGCCATTGAATGTACAGCATCTACAAATCCTTCCAATACAGGTGGATGGCCCACTGTAACTGACTATTGTACTTCCGGACTGGCAGCTACCTATACCGACGTGATTGTTAATGGAGACTGTGAAGGTGAATTTGAGATCCACAGGACCTGGACTGCCACAGATAATTGTAATAATACAGGCTCTTGTGTACAAAATATCAAAGTTACAGATAATACACCTCCGGTTATTCTGCCTGTACATCCTGATCTGGTAAACATTCCAAACGGAAGTAATATTACGGTAGAATGTCAGATTCTTGATCCGGATTGGGATCCATTTATTTTCGATGAAAATGATGTGACAGCTACTGATGAATGTTCCTCCGTAACGATTACGATGACGGAAGTTTTGGTCGAAGAAGGTTGTGTGGAAGATGGCGTTTATCTTGGTTTCGTTAGTCGCTGGAAACTTATGTGGATAGCCACCGATGCGTGTGGTAATAGCGCTGAGTATTCATTCACAATGACCGTTATTGATGAAACACCACCGATATTTACCAATACCCCTGGAGATCTTGTCGGTACTTGTTATGACATTCCATATTTTGACATGGTGGAAGCCACTGATAATTGCTCAAATGTGGAATTGACTTTCGTCGATTCGGAGTTGCCGGGAGAATGTGCAGGAGAAGTCTTTATTATACGTGTCTGGACCGCTACTGATTATTGTGGAAACGCTTCTACTTATACTCAGACCATCCATTTGATTGACGAGGAGCCTCCGACAATATATTTCCACGAACCTGAAATGGAAGGCTATACCAATGGGCAGGTGATCTACGTCGATTGTGACGACCTGAATACTTACCTGTTCAATGAAGGAGCAGCCTTTGGAATTGATAATTGCGATTACTCCCCTGAAGTCACTTATGATTTTCAAATTTTCAACAGCGGGAATTGCGATGCAGACGGGTGGTTCACCAAGGTAATAACAACATGGACTGCAACCGATGATTGTGGTAATAGCGCTGTATTTTCCCTGACGATTTTGGCCGTTGATAATACGCCGCCAGTATTCACATTCATTCCGACGAATGTTTGTACGAGCCTCGGCAATATACCCGCGGCAGGTCTAGCCAAAGCCATTGACCATTGTAGTACCGTTGTTATTGAATTCGTTGAGTTTCCAATGGAAGCCTGCGACGACGGAAATGTTATTGAAAGGCATTGGATTGCAACGGATGACTGTGGCAACACGAGTACCGCAGTGCAGTTGATCATCATTGGTGATGAAACAGGACCAACGATTTCCATCAGTCACGAGGCCTTTGATGGCGTTCCTGACGGAGGAACAGTGCTCCTTAAAGCAAATTGCAATAATACTTCCTTGGTACCTGACCTTGAGTCTTACATTGAACTGACAGATGATTGTTCCATCGGAATGTTCGTAAATCTATCCTACGAGTTGATGTCAGAGGGAGATTGCATTACAGACGGTTATTTGAAGCAGTATAAAATGGTTATCGAAGCTAAGGATGGGTGTGGAAACCATACAATCCTCCAATATGTGGTTAACATAGTGGATACTGAAGCTCCTGTATTTCTCAATGCCGTTGCTGTACTTTACCTCTCCTGTAACGAGGCTCTACCTGAACTCACCGCAGAAGATGGTTGTTCTGAAGTGACTGTAGAAGTGACGCAAAATGCAGACTATGATCTCTGCTCTGATGGTACACCACTCGTAAGAGTTTGGACGGCAACGGATGAATGTGGTAATTCAACTACATTTGACCAGGTAATTCATTTCAATGACAATACCGGGCCGGTGCTAGTTGACGTCCCTGATGATGCATGCGGACTTCCAGGCGAGTTACCCGATGTAACGGCTTATGACGAATGTTCCGGAACAGCCCCACAAATCACCCTTACGGAAACGATTGAAAATGGGCCTTGTGGGTCAACGACTGTCAGAACATGGACAGCAACCGATGCGTGTGGTAATGCAACCTCTGAATCACAGTACTTCTTCAATGAAGATAGTGAGGCACCGCAAATTAGTTTCAATCACCCGGATTTAGCTGGTGCCGTTGATGGAGACCTTCTATCCTTTGATTGCATTGATCTGAACTTCCTCGCTACCGACATCACCGCTACGGACAATTGCACCGATGACATTGATATTCAACTGGATATTGTGTTACTCAACTCAGGAGATTGTTCGATCCTTGGGTATTTCGAAAAATATAATTATACTTGGACAGCCACAGATGTTTGTGGCAACAGTACCAGTATAACATTAACTTTCGAAACGAAGGATATTGATGCTCCAGGCATCTTCTTTGTACCTGATGATCTGACATTGTACTGTTATGAAGGACCATTACCTGTTGCAGATGATGTTGCCGCTTTTGACAATTGCAGTGACCTGGAGTTTGGTATGACTGTTGACACCATAGTTATTTCTCCAATAAAAACGATCGTTATCAGAACGTGGAAAGCGGTGGATGCCTGTGGAAATACAGCAGTAGAGACCCAGACTATTACCTTACTGGAAACTGAAATTAGTTGCAGTTTCCCTGATGCGCCTGATTATATTTACTGCCAGAGTTTCAATAATACGTTAACGGTAGTAGTAGAAGGTGGCTTTGGACCCTATACTTATGACTGGTCGCTGATTGATTGTGACGGGATCATCACCGCTGGTTTCTGGACGGAAACCGTAACCTATATTTCAGGATTAACCCCTATGACATTTGGGGTTACGGTTACGGATGTTAACGGCTGTGAAACCTATTGTACCATTACCATCGAATGTATGAAAAAGTACGGGGAAAATAGCGAAACCCACTTTGACGTCGCCGAAGGTTCAGTACCAGAGACCCTTACCTTAAATAATGGTAAAATCAAGCTCGCGCCAAATCCTGCCAATGACATTATCTATTTGGGATTTGAAGGGTTTGACAGGCAAGAAAAGGTCGAGGTTTTTATAACCAACATCTACGGTCAGATTATTGAAAGGATGGTGTTCGTTGAAATCCCTGTTAGTGTTTTATTGATCAATACTTCCAACTATCCGGACGGGTTGTATTCTGTCTTCGTTAGACAGGAAAATCAAAAACCTGTGGAAAGTAAATTTATTGTGACTCACTAA